The proteins below come from a single Saccharopolyspora sp. SCSIO 74807 genomic window:
- a CDS encoding acyclic terpene utilization AtuA family protein, with the protein MNRTTANRTTRIGSGAGFAGDRIEPAAALAEHAGLDDLVLECLAERTIALGQQRRLADPATGYDPMLRARLRRLLPVAARRGVRLVSNMGAANPPAAAEVARDLLREHGLTGRVAVLTGDDVLDRIDLSAPALEDGRPLGEHGEVVSANAYLGAEDLLPALRTGASVVLTGRVADPSLFLAPIAHRLGWDLRDPALAAAGTLTGHLLECAGQVTGGYFADPGVNDVPRPAELGFPFADVAADGPAVLGKLAGTGGTISRATVREQLLYEVTDPTGYITPDVVLDFRGVTAEPAGPDRVRVAGARGRERPDRLKVSVGYRAGHRAEAEISYAGPNAARRARLAADVVTERLRGADLRMRAEVRGVGGVDGGDGAGRAGGADGAGGAAGPVEVDGAAADCRLRIAAMAPTAETAELVCHEVEALYTNGPAGGGGVRTSVREVLGVVSALLPRDVVTPEVTVLETGDAAA; encoded by the coding sequence GTGAACCGGACGACTGCGAACCGGACGACGCGGATCGGCAGCGGAGCGGGTTTCGCCGGAGACCGGATCGAGCCCGCGGCGGCGCTGGCCGAGCACGCCGGGCTCGACGACCTGGTGCTGGAGTGCCTCGCCGAACGCACCATCGCGCTCGGCCAGCAGCGCAGGCTCGCCGACCCGGCCACCGGCTACGACCCGATGCTGCGCGCCCGGCTGCGCAGGTTGCTGCCGGTGGCGGCGCGGCGCGGGGTGCGGCTGGTGAGCAACATGGGCGCGGCGAACCCTCCGGCCGCGGCCGAGGTGGCTCGCGATCTGCTGCGCGAGCACGGCCTCACCGGCCGGGTGGCCGTGCTGACCGGCGATGACGTGCTGGATCGGATCGATCTGTCGGCCCCGGCGCTGGAGGACGGCAGGCCGCTCGGCGAGCACGGCGAAGTCGTCTCGGCGAACGCCTACCTCGGTGCCGAGGACCTGCTGCCCGCGTTGCGGACCGGCGCCTCGGTGGTGCTGACCGGACGGGTCGCCGATCCGTCGCTGTTCCTGGCGCCGATCGCGCACCGCCTCGGCTGGGACCTGCGCGATCCGGCGCTCGCCGCGGCGGGAACGCTGACCGGGCACCTGCTGGAGTGCGCGGGCCAGGTCACCGGCGGCTACTTCGCCGACCCGGGGGTCAACGACGTTCCGCGACCGGCCGAGCTCGGCTTCCCGTTCGCCGACGTCGCCGCGGACGGTCCGGCCGTGCTCGGCAAACTCGCGGGCACCGGCGGGACGATCTCGCGAGCGACCGTGCGCGAGCAGCTGCTCTACGAGGTCACCGACCCGACCGGCTACATCACCCCGGACGTCGTGCTGGACTTCCGCGGCGTCACGGCCGAACCGGCCGGTCCGGACCGGGTGCGGGTCGCGGGCGCGCGCGGCCGGGAACGTCCGGACCGGCTCAAGGTCAGCGTCGGCTACCGCGCCGGGCACCGGGCCGAGGCCGAGATCAGCTACGCCGGTCCGAACGCGGCACGCCGCGCGCGGCTGGCGGCGGACGTGGTGACCGAGCGGTTGCGCGGCGCTGACCTGCGGATGCGCGCGGAGGTGCGTGGCGTCGGCGGTGTCGATGGCGGCGACGGAGCCGGCCGAGCCGGTGGTGCCGATGGAGCCGGCGGTGCCGCCGGGCCCGTGGAGGTGGACGGCGCCGCAGCCGACTGCCGCCTGCGGATCGCGGCGATGGCGCCGACCGCGGAGACCGCCGAGCTGGTCTGCCACGAGGTCGAAGCTCTCTACACCAACGGCCCGGCGGGCGGCGGCGGAGTGCGCACCTCGGTGCGCGAAGTGCTCGGCGTCGTCTCCGCGCTGCTGCCGCGGGACGTGGTGACGCCCGAGGTGACCGTGCTGGAGACCGGCGATGCTGCTGCATGA
- a CDS encoding geranylgeranyl reductase family protein, whose translation MTSAPSRRGPNDDADVIVVGAGPAGATAATYLARSGLDVLLLEKSVFPREKVCGDGITPRGVKQLIDLGVDTREEAGWLHNRGLRVVGGGVTLELDWPELAEFPPYGVVRPRNDFDDLLARGAQQAGARMVQQTSVTGAVRNERTGRVEGVTAKSGPEKVPVTYRAPIVVGCDGVSARLALSMGIEKSDQRPMGVAVRRYYDSPRTKDDFMESHLELWDRSAPDDPKLLPGYGWIFGMGDGTVNVGLGILSTSSAYGKTDYRQLLKSWLDGTPEEWGFRDENANGRVGGAALPMGFNRKPHYRDGLLLVGDAGGMVNPFNGEGIAYAMESARLAAECVAQAFARPAGPSREHALHRYPAAVSEAMGGYFRMGNIFSKLIGNPTVMRMATKHGLPRRTLMRFVLKLLANLYDGRDGDAMDRVISATTRLTPSA comes from the coding sequence ATGACCAGCGCCCCCAGTCGACGCGGCCCGAACGACGACGCCGACGTCATCGTCGTCGGCGCCGGACCGGCCGGAGCGACCGCGGCGACGTACCTGGCCCGGTCGGGCCTGGACGTCCTGCTGCTGGAGAAGAGCGTCTTCCCCCGCGAGAAGGTCTGCGGCGACGGCATCACGCCGCGCGGCGTCAAGCAGCTCATCGACCTCGGGGTGGACACCCGCGAGGAGGCGGGCTGGCTGCACAACAGGGGACTTCGGGTCGTCGGCGGCGGTGTCACGCTCGAACTGGACTGGCCGGAGCTGGCGGAATTCCCGCCCTACGGTGTGGTCCGCCCGCGCAACGACTTCGACGACCTGCTCGCCCGCGGCGCCCAGCAAGCGGGTGCCCGCATGGTGCAGCAGACCAGCGTGACCGGGGCCGTGCGCAACGAGCGCACCGGCCGCGTCGAAGGCGTCACCGCCAAGTCCGGCCCCGAGAAGGTGCCGGTGACCTACCGCGCGCCGATCGTGGTCGGTTGCGACGGCGTCTCCGCCCGGCTCGCGCTGTCGATGGGCATCGAGAAGAGCGACCAGCGCCCGATGGGCGTGGCGGTGCGCCGCTACTACGACAGCCCGCGCACCAAGGACGACTTCATGGAGTCGCACCTGGAGCTGTGGGACCGCTCCGCGCCGGACGATCCGAAGCTGCTGCCCGGCTACGGCTGGATCTTCGGGATGGGCGACGGGACGGTGAACGTGGGGCTGGGCATCCTGTCCACCTCCAGCGCCTACGGCAAGACCGACTACCGCCAGCTGCTCAAGTCGTGGCTGGACGGCACCCCGGAGGAATGGGGTTTCCGGGACGAGAACGCCAACGGCCGGGTCGGCGGCGCGGCGCTGCCGATGGGCTTCAACCGCAAGCCGCACTACCGCGACGGGCTGCTGCTGGTCGGTGACGCGGGCGGGATGGTCAACCCGTTCAACGGCGAAGGAATCGCCTACGCCATGGAGTCGGCACGGCTGGCCGCCGAATGCGTGGCGCAGGCGTTCGCCCGTCCGGCGGGGCCGTCGCGGGAGCACGCGCTGCACCGGTACCCGGCCGCGGTTTCCGAAGCGATGGGCGGCTACTTCCGGATGGGCAACATCTTCAGCAAGTTGATAGGCAATCCGACCGTGATGCGGATGGCGACCAAGCACGGTCTGCCGCGCCGCACGTTGATGCGTTTCGTGTTGAAACTGCTGGCAAATCTCTACGACGGACGCGACGGCGACGCGATGGACCGTGTGATCAGCGCCACTACTCGGCTCACCCCTAGCGCCTGA
- a CDS encoding NADH-quinone oxidoreductase subunit A — MGGSSASGVLDPYIPLVLMFALALGFAVFSVAIAPIVGPRRYNKAKLDAYECGIEPSPQPVMGGGRMPVAYYLTAMLFILFDIEMVFLYPFAVSADSLGLFGVVEVVLFIATVGFAYAYVWRRGGLDWN, encoded by the coding sequence GTGGGTGGTTCGAGTGCTTCGGGTGTTCTCGACCCGTACATCCCGCTGGTGCTGATGTTCGCGCTGGCGCTGGGATTCGCCGTGTTCTCGGTCGCCATCGCCCCGATCGTCGGCCCCCGCCGCTACAACAAGGCCAAGCTCGACGCCTACGAGTGCGGGATCGAACCGTCGCCGCAGCCGGTGATGGGCGGCGGCCGGATGCCGGTCGCCTACTACCTCACGGCGATGCTGTTCATCCTGTTCGACATCGAGATGGTCTTCCTCTACCCGTTCGCGGTCTCCGCGGACTCCCTCGGCCTGTTCGGCGTGGTCGAGGTCGTGCTGTTCATCGCCACCGTCGGCTTCGCCTACGCCTACGTGTGGCGCCGAGGGGGACTCGACTGGAATTAG
- a CDS encoding NADH-quinone oxidoreductase subunit B family protein, which produces MGLEEQLPNGILLANVEKLVNWTRKTSMWPATFGLACCAIEMMTIGGSRYDVARFGMERFSATPRQADLMIVAGRVTNKMAPVLRQIYDQMPEPRWVLAMGVCASTGGMFNNYAVVQGVDHVVPVDMYLPGCPPRPEMLLDAILKLHAKVMDEPINAKRAAIRADSGERTELVASSERYAPKNRSQRKRAERQQRAQQKEMGSEGALAVETGAQREQVERQLGAGR; this is translated from the coding sequence ATGGGCCTAGAGGAGCAGTTGCCCAACGGCATCCTGTTGGCCAACGTCGAAAAGCTCGTCAACTGGACCCGGAAGACGTCGATGTGGCCGGCGACCTTCGGGTTGGCCTGCTGCGCGATCGAGATGATGACGATCGGCGGGTCCCGCTACGACGTCGCGCGGTTCGGCATGGAGCGCTTCTCGGCCACCCCGCGGCAGGCCGATCTGATGATCGTCGCGGGCCGGGTGACCAACAAGATGGCCCCGGTGCTGCGGCAGATCTACGACCAGATGCCGGAGCCGCGCTGGGTGCTGGCGATGGGCGTGTGCGCCTCCACCGGCGGCATGTTCAACAACTACGCGGTCGTGCAGGGCGTGGACCACGTGGTGCCGGTGGACATGTACCTGCCGGGCTGCCCGCCGCGTCCGGAGATGCTGCTCGACGCGATCTTGAAGCTGCACGCCAAGGTCATGGACGAGCCGATCAACGCCAAGCGCGCCGCGATCCGCGCGGACAGCGGCGAGCGCACCGAACTCGTCGCCTCCTCCGAGCGCTACGCGCCGAAGAACCGCTCCCAGCGCAAGCGGGCCGAGCGCCAGCAGCGGGCGCAGCAGAAGGAAATGGGTTCCGAGGGGGCGCTGGCCGTCGAGACCGGCGCGCAGCGCGAACAAGTCGAGCGGCAGCTCGGGGCGGGCAGGTGA
- a CDS encoding NADH-quinone oxidoreductase subunit C: MTDSKRTTPDPGEKGSSAERPGQGLEPAREGEGAAAHRQGPVVAGRARKGMFGVQGSGDTSGYGGLQLPAHVPQQAQRPFGGWFDDVADALLDSLRDKGIESAVQQTTVDRGEITFYIDREHLVETCRSLRDDEALRFELCSSVSGVDYGPDVPQRLHSVYHLTSMTYRRRIRLEVAVDVDDPHLPSVVSVYPTADFQEREAWDMFGLIYDGHPALTRILMPDDWDGHPQRKDYPLGGIPVEYKGGAEIPPPDQRRAYT, encoded by the coding sequence ATGACGGACTCGAAGCGGACCACACCCGACCCCGGCGAGAAGGGCTCCAGCGCGGAACGCCCCGGGCAGGGGCTGGAACCGGCCAGGGAAGGTGAAGGCGCCGCCGCGCACCGGCAGGGTCCGGTCGTGGCCGGACGCGCCCGCAAGGGCATGTTCGGCGTGCAGGGCAGCGGTGACACCTCCGGCTACGGCGGGCTGCAACTGCCCGCGCACGTCCCGCAGCAGGCGCAGCGGCCGTTCGGCGGATGGTTCGACGACGTCGCGGACGCGCTGCTGGATTCGTTGCGCGACAAGGGGATCGAGTCCGCGGTGCAGCAGACCACAGTGGACCGCGGGGAGATCACCTTCTACATCGACCGCGAGCACCTGGTGGAAACCTGCCGCTCGCTGCGCGACGACGAAGCCCTGCGGTTCGAGCTGTGCAGCTCGGTGTCCGGAGTGGACTACGGCCCGGACGTGCCGCAGCGGCTGCACTCGGTCTACCACCTCACGTCGATGACCTACCGCCGCCGCATCCGGCTGGAAGTGGCCGTGGACGTCGACGATCCGCACCTGCCCTCGGTCGTTTCCGTCTACCCGACCGCGGATTTCCAGGAGCGGGAAGCGTGGGACATGTTCGGCCTGATCTACGACGGGCACCCCGCACTGACCCGGATCCTGATGCCGGACGACTGGGACGGGCACCCGCAGCGTAAGGACTACCCGCTGGGCGGGATTCCCGTGGAGTACAAGGGCGGCGCCGAAATACCGCCGCCGGACCAGCGCCGGGCCTACACATGA
- a CDS encoding NADH-quinone oxidoreductase subunit D: MTTEPLTDPTTGPTDPAAPRETTEGRIYTVTGGDWDEFLDETAGDERVVINLGPQHPSTHGVLRLVLELEGETVTQARSVIGYLHTGIEKNTEYRTWTQGVTFVTRMDYLAPLYNEAAYCLGVEKLLEIEAPPRAQTFRVMLMELNRISSHLVFMATGAMELGSTTGMTFGFRDREEVLHLLEFLTGLRMNHAFIRPGGVAQDLPEGYREKVLEFIKVMDSRLPDYHKLFSGQPIWKQRLQDVGYLPLDGALQLGVTGPMLRSAGIAWDLRKIEPYCGYEDFEFEVPTSTDGDCFARFQLRLEEIHQSLKIVRQCLDKLEPGPVMVEDPKIAWPAKLSIGPDGMGNSLEHVRKIMGQSMESLIHHFKLVTEGFDVPPGQVYSPVESPRGELGYHLVSDGGTRPMRVHVREPSFVNLQAFPAMSEGGLVADVIAAVASIDPVMGGVDR, from the coding sequence ATGACCACCGAACCACTGACCGATCCCACCACCGGTCCGACCGATCCCGCCGCGCCGCGGGAGACCACCGAGGGCCGGATCTACACCGTCACCGGCGGCGACTGGGACGAGTTCCTGGACGAGACGGCCGGTGACGAGCGCGTCGTCATCAACCTGGGACCGCAGCACCCGTCCACGCACGGCGTGCTGCGCCTGGTCCTGGAGCTGGAGGGCGAGACGGTCACCCAGGCCCGCTCGGTGATCGGCTACCTGCACACCGGGATCGAGAAGAACACCGAGTACCGCACCTGGACCCAGGGCGTCACGTTCGTGACGCGGATGGACTACCTGGCTCCGCTGTACAACGAGGCCGCGTACTGCCTCGGCGTGGAGAAGCTGCTGGAGATCGAGGCTCCGCCGCGGGCGCAGACGTTCCGGGTCATGCTCATGGAGCTGAACCGGATCTCCTCGCACCTGGTGTTCATGGCCACCGGCGCGATGGAGCTCGGTTCCACCACCGGCATGACCTTCGGCTTCCGCGACCGCGAGGAAGTGCTGCACCTGCTGGAGTTCCTCACCGGGCTGCGGATGAACCACGCCTTCATCCGGCCCGGCGGGGTCGCCCAGGACCTGCCGGAGGGCTACCGGGAGAAGGTGCTGGAGTTCATCAAGGTCATGGACTCCCGGCTGCCGGACTACCACAAGCTGTTCTCCGGCCAGCCGATCTGGAAGCAGCGCCTGCAGGACGTCGGCTACCTGCCGCTGGACGGCGCGCTGCAGCTCGGCGTGACCGGCCCGATGCTGCGTTCCGCGGGCATCGCGTGGGACCTGCGCAAGATCGAGCCGTACTGCGGCTACGAGGACTTCGAGTTCGAGGTGCCGACCAGCACCGACGGGGACTGCTTCGCGCGGTTCCAGCTGCGGCTGGAGGAGATCCACCAGTCGCTGAAGATCGTCCGGCAGTGCCTGGACAAGCTCGAGCCCGGCCCGGTCATGGTCGAGGACCCGAAGATCGCCTGGCCCGCGAAGCTGAGCATCGGACCGGACGGCATGGGCAACTCGCTGGAGCACGTCCGCAAGATCATGGGCCAGTCCATGGAGTCCCTGATCCACCACTTCAAGCTGGTCACCGAGGGCTTCGACGTGCCGCCGGGGCAGGTGTACTCGCCGGTGGAGTCGCCGCGCGGCGAGCTCGGCTACCACCTGGTCTCCGACGGCGGCACCCGGCCGATGCGGGTGCACGTGCGGGAACCGAGCTTCGTGAACCTCCAGGCGTTCCCGGCGATGTCCGAGGGCGGCCTGGTAGCGGACGTGATCGCGGCGGTCGCCTCGATCGATCCGGTGATGGGCGGGGTGGACCGATGA
- the nuoE gene encoding NADH-quinone oxidoreductase subunit NuoE, with translation MTEQFDFTTTEHTISPPREQVFGEDVRADARKIVERYPESRSALLPMLHLVQSVQGHVSNDGIEFCAEQLALSAAEVSAVATFYTMYKRTPCGRHIVSVCTNTLCAALGGDEIYKGLSEHLGVGHDETAGTPGEEGSLTLEHAECLAACDLAPVLQVDYEYYDKQQPESALELVKALQRGEKPAPTRGAPLTDFRTTERQLAGFFDRPGARLGDTVDGPSAAPETLRGAGMAEQRGWTSPAMPDDAPIPPLPEKE, from the coding sequence ATGACCGAGCAGTTCGATTTCACCACCACCGAGCACACGATCTCCCCGCCGCGGGAGCAGGTGTTCGGCGAGGACGTGCGCGCCGACGCGCGCAAGATCGTCGAGCGCTACCCGGAGTCGCGGTCGGCGCTGCTGCCGATGCTGCACCTGGTGCAGTCGGTGCAGGGCCACGTCAGCAACGACGGCATCGAGTTCTGCGCCGAGCAGCTCGCGCTGTCGGCCGCGGAGGTCAGCGCGGTCGCCACCTTCTACACGATGTACAAGCGCACGCCGTGCGGGCGGCACATCGTCAGCGTTTGCACGAACACGTTGTGCGCGGCGCTCGGCGGCGACGAGATCTACAAGGGACTCTCCGAGCACTTGGGCGTCGGGCACGACGAAACCGCGGGCACACCGGGCGAAGAGGGCTCGCTGACGTTGGAGCACGCGGAATGCCTCGCGGCCTGCGACCTCGCCCCGGTGCTGCAGGTCGATTACGAGTACTACGACAAGCAGCAGCCGGAATCCGCGCTGGAACTGGTGAAAGCGTTGCAGCGCGGGGAGAAGCCGGCGCCCACGCGCGGCGCCCCGCTGACCGACTTCCGCACCACCGAGCGCCAGCTCGCCGGGTTCTTCGACCGGCCGGGCGCTCGCCTCGGCGACACAGTGGACGGACCGTCGGCCGCGCCGGAGACGCTGCGCGGCGCCGGGATGGCCGAGCAGCGCGGATGGACCTCCCCCGCGATGCCGGACGACGCACCGATCCCGCCGCTGCCGGAGAAGGAGTGA
- the nuoF gene encoding NADH-quinone oxidoreductase subunit NuoF, whose translation MTDANSRPDPLTPVLTKRWLSPDSWSIRTYERLEGYTALRKALAAQPDELIELVKTAGLRGRGGAGFPAGVKWGFMPKEPVKPHYLVINADEGEPGTCKDIPLMMADPHSLIEGCIIASYAMRAHHCLIYVRGEALHCIRRLNNAVQEAYEAGYLGKNVLGSGFDCDIVVHAGAGAYICGEETALLDSLEGKRGQPRLKPPFPAAAGLYACPTTVNNVETIASVPFIVNGGSDWFRTMGREKSPGPKIFSLSGHVERPGQYEAPLGTTLRELLELAGGMKDGIPLKFWTPGGSSTPLFTAEHLDVPLDFEGAAEAGSMLGTTALMVFNETVSVPWAVMKWTQFYEHESCGKCTPCREGTFWLAQVLERMVGGNGTEEDIETLLDVCDNIFGRSFCALGDGAVSPITSGIKYFREEFLALCQQNRPGAEPGEPALAGAAR comes from the coding sequence ATGACCGACGCGAACTCCCGGCCGGACCCGCTGACCCCGGTGCTCACCAAGCGGTGGCTGTCGCCGGACTCGTGGAGCATCCGCACCTACGAGCGGCTGGAGGGCTACACCGCGCTGCGCAAGGCGCTGGCCGCGCAGCCGGACGAGCTGATCGAGCTGGTCAAGACCGCGGGCCTGCGCGGCCGCGGCGGTGCCGGGTTCCCGGCGGGCGTGAAGTGGGGATTCATGCCGAAGGAGCCGGTCAAACCGCACTACCTCGTGATCAACGCGGACGAGGGCGAACCGGGCACCTGCAAGGACATCCCGCTGATGATGGCCGATCCGCACTCGCTGATCGAGGGCTGCATCATCGCGAGCTACGCCATGCGCGCGCACCACTGCCTGATCTACGTGCGGGGCGAGGCGCTGCACTGCATCCGGCGGCTGAACAACGCGGTGCAGGAGGCGTACGAGGCGGGCTACCTGGGCAAGAACGTCCTCGGTTCCGGGTTCGACTGCGACATCGTCGTGCACGCGGGTGCGGGCGCCTACATCTGCGGTGAGGAGACCGCGCTGCTGGACTCGCTGGAAGGCAAGCGCGGCCAGCCGCGGCTCAAACCGCCGTTCCCGGCCGCGGCAGGGCTCTACGCCTGCCCGACGACGGTGAACAACGTCGAGACGATCGCCTCGGTGCCGTTCATCGTCAACGGCGGTTCGGACTGGTTCCGCACCATGGGGCGGGAGAAGTCGCCGGGGCCGAAGATCTTCTCGCTGTCCGGCCACGTCGAGCGGCCCGGCCAGTACGAGGCACCGCTGGGCACCACGCTGCGGGAGCTGCTGGAACTCGCCGGCGGGATGAAGGACGGGATTCCGCTGAAGTTCTGGACCCCGGGCGGTTCCTCGACACCGCTGTTCACCGCCGAGCACCTGGACGTGCCGCTGGACTTCGAGGGCGCGGCCGAGGCGGGATCGATGCTGGGCACCACGGCGCTGATGGTGTTCAACGAGACGGTTTCGGTGCCGTGGGCGGTCATGAAGTGGACCCAGTTCTACGAGCACGAGTCCTGCGGCAAGTGCACGCCCTGCCGCGAGGGCACGTTCTGGCTCGCGCAGGTGCTGGAGCGGATGGTCGGCGGCAACGGCACCGAAGAGGACATCGAGACGCTGCTCGACGTCTGCGACAACATCTTCGGCCGCTCGTTCTGCGCGCTCGGCGACGGCGCGGTCAGTCCGATCACCAGCGGCATCAAGTACTTCCGCGAGGAATTCCTCGCGCTGTGTCAGCAGAACCGGCCCGGCGCCGAACCGGGCGAGCCCGCACTGGCAGGAGCGGCCCGATGA